A genome region from Vicia villosa cultivar HV-30 ecotype Madison, WI unplaced genomic scaffold, Vvil1.0 ctg.000163F_1_1, whole genome shotgun sequence includes the following:
- the LOC131624790 gene encoding uncharacterized protein LOC131624790, which translates to MGRGRPKKKAVLTTPTRTRVISSPSGTKTSSSILKGKSPTPSLEIIVEEPKGKELGESEKIGPTIENAGTPQLWVDVIKGNRLPSSGREIEYTVPKVVNGEIEVQLEEQDLVSEMKFSEHALIMYALGDELSMNGVRKFMMNYWNFVTLPELYYNEEGFFLIRFKSKEDIDEVLMRGPYTIYKKPMLLHEWTPDFTLQDDILRVLPIWVTFPQLPLMMWGDKSIGKIASALGKPVMVDECTAKKLRVTYARVLIEVDVTNELKNYINIRDPSGKLLSQQVDYEWRPPF; encoded by the coding sequence ATGGGTCGCGGCAGGCCGAAGAAGAAGGCGGTTTTGACCACCCCGACGAGAACTCGAGTTATCTCGTCACCATCAGGAACGAAGACTAGCAGTAGCATTTTGAAGGGGAAATCACCAACACCAAGCCTTGAAATCATTGTTGAAGAACCGAAAGGTAAGGAACTAGGTGAGAGTGAGAAAATTGGACCTACGATAGAAAATGCAGGAACCCCACAACTCTGGGTGGATGTGATTAAAGGGAATCGACTCCCCTCGAGTGGCAGAGAAATTGAGTATACGGTGCCTAAAGTTGTTAATGGAGAGATTGAAGTTCAACTAGAGGAGCAAGACCTTGTATCAGAAATGAAATTCTCGGAACACGCTCTTATCATGTATGCACTAGGGGATGAACTTTCAATGAATGGAGTTAGAAAATTTATGATGAATTACTGGAATTTTGTGACCCTCCCGGAGCTCTACTATAACGAGGAAGGATTTTTCCTCATCAGATTCAAGTCGAAGGAGGATATAGATGAGGTGCTGATGCGAGGCCCATATACTATCTACAAGAAACCTATGCTGCTTCATGAATGGACTCCAGATTTCACTCTGCAAGATGATATATTGCGTGTCCTTCCCATCTGGGTTACATTCCCCCAATTACCTCTAATGATGTGGGGTGACAAAAGCATAGGCAAGATAGCGAGTGCTTTAGGGAAACCTGTCATGGTTGATGAGTGCACTGCTAAGAAACTACGAGTTACCTATGCTCGAGTCCTGATTGAGGTGGATGTTACTAATGAGCTGAAAAATTATATAAACATTAGGGATCCCAGTGGAAAGCTCTTGAGCCAACAAGTTGATTATGAGTGGAGACCTCCATTTTGA
- the LOC131624791 gene encoding uncharacterized protein LOC131624791, protein MIVSWNVRGLNKKSRCKEVAAHLKKLHASCCILIETRVKEHNANKIRHWLGTNWSFADNYSCHPNGRLWLGWDKDYWEVNITHKSEQHMHCEMKTEQSHMYVTLVYAHNQLEKCKKLWKDISLIAPQIQDPWMIIGDYNNVLKLHDRIGGNDVHRAEYIDLEEMMSNIGLYEHATRGSYYTWSNKHSQGTIYSRIDRAICNGEWYLKFPRCEIDVLQPYISDHSPLKVNLDHSSITQKCRPCFKFLNCVTQREDYIANIKENWQIPIEGRPMYICWRKLIRLQKTLSLLNRDTTAEVKKIQQSRDNLMKAQSMLENDRFNPGLIDQIKHWTDEIIKGTAIEEKILIQKAKVDWLQLGDGNNRYFHAIVNQKNKQKSLLRLENRNGIPLTEFHELEDEILNFYSNLVGITSTSLDHVNIMALREGATGVTLVESPPLLGSPSVSLEMQGV, encoded by the coding sequence ATGATTGTTAGTTGGAATGTGAGAGGGCTGAATAAGAAATCTAGATGCAAGGAGGTTGCAGCCCACCTCAAGAAACTTCATGCATCCTGCTGTATTTTGATTGAGACAAGAGTAAAAGAGCACAATGCAAATAAAATCCGCCACTGGTTAGGTACTAACTGGAGCTTTGCAGATAACTACAGTTGCCATCCAAATGGTAGACTTTGGCTTGGATGGGACAAGGACTATTGGGAGGTTAACATCACACACAAATCTGAACAACATATGCACTGTGAAATGAAGACTGAGCAGAGCCACATGTATGTTACTTTGGTTTATGCCCACAATCAGTTGGAGAAATGTAAAAAGCTGTGGAAAGACATTTCTTTGATAGCTCCTCAAATCCAGGATCCTTGGATGATAATAGGTGACTACAATAATGTTTTGAAGCTTCATGACAGAATTGGGGGTAATGATGTCCATAGAGCTGAGTACATTGACTTAGAAGAGATGATGAGTAACATTGGTTTGTACGAGCATGCTACTAGGGGAAGCTATTACACTTGGTCAAACAAGCATAGCCAAGGCACAATTTACAGCAGAATAGATAGGGCTATCTGCAATGGTGAGTGGTATCTTAAATTTCCTAGATGTGAGATTGATGTTCTGCAACCCTATATCTCTGATCACTCCCCCCTAAAAGTGAATTTGGATCATAGCAGTATCACACAAAAGTGTAGGCCCTGCTTTAAGTTCTTAAACTGTGTGACTCAGAGAGAAGATTACATTGCTAACATAAAGGAGAATTGGCAGATTCCCATAGAAGGTAGACCTATGTACATTTGTTGGAGAAAGCTCATCCGGTTACAAAAGACTTTATCCCTGCTTAATAGAGACACTACTGCAGAGGTAAAGAAGATCCAACAAAGTAGAGATAACCTTATGAAGGCTCAGAGTATGTTGGAGAATGATAGATTTAACCCAGGCCTTATTGATCAAATAAAACACTGGACTGATGAAATAATCAAAGGGACAGCAATTGAAGAGAAAATTCTCATTCAGAAAGCTAAGGTGGACTGGCTGCAATTGGGGGATGGCAACAATAGATATTTCCATGCTATTGTAAACcaaaagaataaacagaaaagcCTCCTAAGACTGGAAAACCGGAATGGAATTCCTTTAACAGAGTTCCATGAATTAGAAGATGAAATCCTGAACTTTTATAGTAACCTGGTAGGCATTACCTCTACCAGTCTGGATCATGTGAACATCATGGCTCTAAGAGAAGGTGCAACAGGAGTGACATTAGTAGAAAGTCCCCCATTGCTTGGGAGTCCATCTGTGAGCCTCGAAATGCAGGGGGTTTAA
- the LOC131624792 gene encoding uncharacterized protein LOC131624792, with protein MPSSCSWIMRKMLSYREELEHSNYWHSTIQAGSYKTKHMYNELRGEKPNVPWYKVFFQNAARSRAKFLLWIALWDRLPTKSRLARFGVVTDGKCMFCRKEETQEHLFFACDFTGEIWRKMLNWIGMDKFPQDWKTEKAWLCMETSKKAGRDSFSRLLLQKRYMLFGLKPNHGSGPATQT; from the coding sequence ATGCCTAGTAGCTGCTCCTGGATAATGAGAAAGATGTTAAGCTATAGAGAGGAATTAGAGCACAGTAACTATTGGCACTCTACTATTCAGGCTGGGAGCTACAAGACCAAGCACATGTACAATGAGCTTCGAGGCGAGAAACCAAATGTGCCATGGTATAAGGTCTTCTTCCAGAATGCTGCAAGGTCTCGAGCAAAATTTCTCCTTTGGATAGCCCTATGGGACAGACTGCCAACAAAGAGTAGGCTGGCTCGGTTCGGTGTTGTCACAGATGGGAAGTGTATGTTTTGCAGGAAAGAGGAGACCCAAGAGCATCTTTTCTTTGCATGTGATTTTACTGGTGAAATCTGGAGGAAAATGCTGAACTGGATTGGTATGGACAAGTTTCCTCAGGACTGGAAGACTGAGAAGGCTTGGCTCTGTATGGAAACATCAAAAAAGGCTGGAAGAGACTCCTTCTCAAGACTATTATTGCAGAAACGATATATGCTATTTGGACTAAAACCAAACCATGGAAGCGGACCTGCAACACAAACTTAA
- the LOC131624814 gene encoding uncharacterized protein LOC131624814: MLGVLCATRSRPWISSFLHSSASHHIARLAHATVVSPPFHATVVARRHHSSACKLQIPGGAASIWHAIMPSGGDGFRRDVLMVNHDHELKGEGSWNVAWDARPARWLHRSDSAWLLFGVCACLAPPLVIVDVDPEVPTSPVISSGESCDVIGEKDERNEEVSPDYRVTGVLADGRCLFRAIAHGACLKKGEEAPNENRQRELADELRASVAEELLKRREETEWFIEGDFDAYVTRIQQSYVWGGEPELLMASHVLKTPIYVFMRDARSLDLVNIAKYGEEYINDEEVSINVLFHRHGHYELLETL, from the exons ATGCTTGGTGTACTCTGCGCCACTCGCTCTCGTCCTTGGATCTCTTCCTTCCTTCACTCCTCCGCTTCTCATCACATCGCTCGCCTCGCTCACGCCACCGTCGTTTCTCCGCCTTTCCATGCTACCGTCGTCGCCCGTCGCCACCATTCCAGCGCCTGCAAACTCCAAATCCCCGGCGGCGCTGCTTCCATATGGCACGCTATTATGCCGTCCGGTGGTGATGGATTCCGACGCGATGTTTTGATGGTGAATCATGACCACGAACTCAAGGGAGAGGGATCGTGGAACGTGGCGTGGGATGCTCGGCCTGCTAGGTGGCTTCACCGGTCTGACTCGGCTTGGCTTCTCTTTGGTGTCTGCGCATGCCTTGCACCGCCGTTGGTTATTGTTGACGTTGATCCCGAGGTACCAACATCGCCGGTGATTTCTTCCGGCGAGAGTTGCGATGTTATTGGAGAAAAAGATGAACGGAATGAAGAAGTCTCCCCTGATTACAGAGTCACAG GGGTGCTTGCTGATGGTCGGTGTCTGTTCAGAGCAATAGCGCACGGTGCTTGCTTAAAAAAGGGAGAGGAAGCACCTAATGAAAATCGACAGAGAGAACTAGCTGATGAATTAAGAGCTAGT GTTGCTGAAGAACTGTTGAAAAGACGTGAGGAAACAGAATG GTTTATTGAAGGGGATTTTGATGCATATGTGACCAGAATTCAGCAGAGTTATGTCTGGGGAGGGGAACCTGAGCTACTAATGGCTTCTCATGTTTTGAA GACTCCAATATATGTGTTCATGAGAGATGCAAGGTCCCTTGATTTGGTAAACATAGCAAAATATGGTGAAGAATATATAAATGATGAGGAGGTTTCTATCAATGTGCTATTTCATCGGCATGGTCACTACGAACTACTAGAGACCTTATGA
- the LOC131624815 gene encoding protein MAIN-LIKE 2-like yields the protein MNAPDPLIVDYVKRAGFGEVMNLTHTSVDMKFILALCERWRPETHTFHLPMGECTVTLEDVYMLLGLKTNGKAVYGNVQQPNALCVELLGVDLIEGEGQQRGRGQGIKLAGLQLAYAGLQLDQFSDEETILQKTRMYIMLLFGKFLFPEGTGNSVNFMYLCLLGDIDAIKTYSWGSAVLAYLYSSLCKCAKKDSCTFSGCAFLLQAWAWWRMPVLAPANPNSYAFPYASRFNALGMDWSKTPESKIIFYRQILDRLGPQDVIPLKMSIF from the exons atgaatgctcctgaccctttgattgtggactacgttaaacgtgcgggatttggtgaggtaatgaacttaacacatacctcagttgatatgaagtttatattagcattgtgtgagcgttggaggcctgagactcatacttttcaccttccaatgggtgaatgtaccgtcactctagaggacgtgtacatgttattgggtctcaaaacaaatggaaaggcagtgtatggaaatgtccaacaaccaaacgccctatgcgtcgaattgttgggtgtggatttaatagagggtgaggggcaacaaaggggtaggggccaaggtataaagcttgctGGCCTTCAGCTAGCTTATGCTGGGCTTCAATTGGATCAGTTTTCTGACGAAGAAACTATACTGCAGAAAACTAggatgtatattatgttgttgtttggtaagtttctatttcccgaaggcacgggaaatagtgttaattttatgtacttgtgtttacttggggacattgatgcaataaagacatatagttggggttcggctgtgttggcatacctatatagttccttgtgcaaatgtgcaaaaaaggatagttgtacatttagtggatgtgcattcttgctacaagcatgggcatggtggagaatgccggtattggcccctgcaaatccaaacagttacgccttcccttacgcttcaag gttcaatgcactcggaatggattggtccaaaacgcctgaatccaaaatcattttctaccGCCAAATATTAGATCGACTAGGACCCCAAGATGTAATACCTCTAAAAATGtccattttctaa